The Populus trichocarpa isolate Nisqually-1 chromosome 11, P.trichocarpa_v4.1, whole genome shotgun sequence genome has a segment encoding these proteins:
- the LOC7485533 gene encoding tryptophan synthase beta chain 1 isoform X1, giving the protein MDKTCSIHTTFLNRQLHGGLCPATKHISLITTDKRRTGSGQTVLCSLVTPKTMNTRTLIERQVPREVSMPAKFGMFGGNFVPETLITSLKKLEAEFIYALQDTEFQEELATALRDYVGRETPLYFAQGLTNYYKNKDGEGAEIYLKREDLNHCGAHKMNNAVAQTMIAKRMGLKSVVAATGAGQHGVATAAACAKLSLSCTVFMGSDDMEKQSSNVLLMKLFGAQVKPVERSFKEASSEAIREWASNLETSYYLTGTAVGPHPCPSMVCEFQSVIGKETRRQAMEKWGGKPDVLIACIGSGSNAMGLFHEFIEDEDVRLIGVEAAGFGLDSGKHAATLSKGEVGVYHGAMSYLLEDEEGQIIRPHSIAVGLEYPGVSPQLSFLKDTERAEFYSATDKEAVDAYLRLSRLEGIIPSLEAAHALAYLDKVCPTLPNATKVIVNCSGRGDKDAGMVLDHRLEIN; this is encoded by the exons ATGGATAAGACTTGCAGTATCCACACAACTTTCTTGAATCGCCAATTACACGGTGGTTTATGTCCTGCCACCAAGCACATAAGCCTAATAACAACTGATAAGAGAAGAACTGGAAGTGGCCAAACAGTACTCTGTTCACTTGTTACTCCTAAAACTATGAATACGAGGACATTGATTGAAAGACAGGTTCCCCGTGAGGTGTCAATGCCAGCAAAATTTGGCATGTTTGGAGGGAATTTTGTGCCTGAGACCCTAATCACTAGTTTGAAGAAGCTGGAAGCTGAATTCATATATGCTTTACAGGATACTGAATTTCAG GAGGAGCTTGCGACGGCCCTGAGAGACTACGTAGGAAGGGAAACACCTCTGTATTTTGCTCAAGGATTGACAAATTACTACAAGAATAAAGATGGAGAAGGGGCAGAAATTTACCTTAAGAGGGAGGATCTCAATCATTGTGGAGCACACAAGATGAACAACGCTGTTGCGCAGACGATGATTGCCAAACGCATGGGCCTGAAAAGTGTTGTGGCAGCCACTGGTGCTGGACAACATGGTGTTGCAACTGCAGCTGCATGTGCCAAGCTGTCTTTGTCTTGCACTGTCTTCATGGGCTCTGATGATATGGAAAAACAATCCTCAAACGTACTGTTAATGAAACTATTTGGTGCTCAG GTTAAACCTGTGGAAAGAAGTTTTAAAGAAGCAAGCTCAGAGGCAATCAGGGAATGGGCAAGTAACTTAGAGACAAGCTACTACCTGACAGGCACGGCCGTGGGGCCTCATCCATGTCCAAGCATGGTCTGTGAATTTCAGTCTGTGATTGGAAAGGAGACAAGGAGGCAAGCAATGGAGAAATGGGGTGGCAAGCCAGATGTGTTGATTGCCTGTATCGGGAGTGGGTCTAATGCAATGGGGTTGTTCCATGAATTCATAGAAGATGAAGATGTGAGGTTGATAGGAGTTGAGGCTGCAGGGTTTGGCTTGGATAGTGGGAAACATGCTGCAACTCTGAGTAAAGGAGAAGTTGGGGTCTATCATGGAGCCATGAGCTATTTGTTGGAAGATGAAGAAGGACAAATAATACGACCACACTCAATCGCTGTGGG GCTGGAATATCCAGGGGTTAGTCCGCAGCTGAGCTTTCTTAAGGACACAGAACGTGCTGAGTTTTATTCTGCCACAGATAAAGAGGCTGTAGATG CATACCTAAGGCTAAGCAGATTAGAAGGCATAATTCCATCCTTGGAGGCAGCTCATGCACTGGCATACCTCGACAAAGTTTGTCCTACTTTACCAAATGCCACCAAAGTCATAGTAAATTGTAGCGGTCGAGGAGATAAAGATGCAGGAATGGTTCTTGACCACAGACTTGAGATAAATTAA
- the LOC7485533 gene encoding tryptophan synthase beta chain 1 isoform X2 encodes MDKTCSIHTTFLNRQLHGGLCPATKHISLITTDKRRTGSGQTVLCSLVTPKTMNTRTLIERQVPREVSMPAKFGMFGGNFVPETLITSLKKLEAEFIYALQDTEFQEELATALRDYVGRETPLYFAQGLTNYYKNKDGEGAEIYLKREDLNHCGAHKMNNAVAQTMIAKRMGLKSVVAATGAGQHGVATAAACAKLSLSCTVFMGSDDMEKQSSNVLLMKLFGAQVKPVERSFKEASSEAIREWASNLETSYYLTGTAVGPHPCPSMVCEFQSVIGKETRRQAMEKWGGKPDVLIACIGSGSNAMGLFHEFIEDEDVGVYHGAMSYLLEDEEGQIIRPHSIAVGLEYPGVSPQLSFLKDTERAEFYSATDKEAVDAYLRLSRLEGIIPSLEAAHALAYLDKVCPTLPNATKVIVNCSGRGDKDAGMVLDHRLEIN; translated from the exons ATGGATAAGACTTGCAGTATCCACACAACTTTCTTGAATCGCCAATTACACGGTGGTTTATGTCCTGCCACCAAGCACATAAGCCTAATAACAACTGATAAGAGAAGAACTGGAAGTGGCCAAACAGTACTCTGTTCACTTGTTACTCCTAAAACTATGAATACGAGGACATTGATTGAAAGACAGGTTCCCCGTGAGGTGTCAATGCCAGCAAAATTTGGCATGTTTGGAGGGAATTTTGTGCCTGAGACCCTAATCACTAGTTTGAAGAAGCTGGAAGCTGAATTCATATATGCTTTACAGGATACTGAATTTCAG GAGGAGCTTGCGACGGCCCTGAGAGACTACGTAGGAAGGGAAACACCTCTGTATTTTGCTCAAGGATTGACAAATTACTACAAGAATAAAGATGGAGAAGGGGCAGAAATTTACCTTAAGAGGGAGGATCTCAATCATTGTGGAGCACACAAGATGAACAACGCTGTTGCGCAGACGATGATTGCCAAACGCATGGGCCTGAAAAGTGTTGTGGCAGCCACTGGTGCTGGACAACATGGTGTTGCAACTGCAGCTGCATGTGCCAAGCTGTCTTTGTCTTGCACTGTCTTCATGGGCTCTGATGATATGGAAAAACAATCCTCAAACGTACTGTTAATGAAACTATTTGGTGCTCAG GTTAAACCTGTGGAAAGAAGTTTTAAAGAAGCAAGCTCAGAGGCAATCAGGGAATGGGCAAGTAACTTAGAGACAAGCTACTACCTGACAGGCACGGCCGTGGGGCCTCATCCATGTCCAAGCATGGTCTGTGAATTTCAGTCTGTGATTGGAAAGGAGACAAGGAGGCAAGCAATGGAGAAATGGGGTGGCAAGCCAGATGTGTTGATTGCCTGTATCGGGAGTGGGTCTAATGCAATGGGGTTGTTCCATGAATTCATAGAAGATGAAGATGT TGGGGTCTATCATGGAGCCATGAGCTATTTGTTGGAAGATGAAGAAGGACAAATAATACGACCACACTCAATCGCTGTGGG GCTGGAATATCCAGGGGTTAGTCCGCAGCTGAGCTTTCTTAAGGACACAGAACGTGCTGAGTTTTATTCTGCCACAGATAAAGAGGCTGTAGATG CATACCTAAGGCTAAGCAGATTAGAAGGCATAATTCCATCCTTGGAGGCAGCTCATGCACTGGCATACCTCGACAAAGTTTGTCCTACTTTACCAAATGCCACCAAAGTCATAGTAAATTGTAGCGGTCGAGGAGATAAAGATGCAGGAATGGTTCTTGACCACAGACTTGAGATAAATTAA
- the LOC7485428 gene encoding homeobox-leucine zipper protein MERISTEM L1 isoform X1, with product MFDSHHMLDMTPKSSENDLSKLKDDDYETKSGTETMEAPSGDDQDPSGQRPKKKRYHRHTQRQIQEMEAFFQECPHPDDKQRKELSRELGLDPLQVKFWFQNKRTQMKAQHERSENSILKAENEKLRMENNRYKEALSSASCPNCGGPAALGEMSFDEQHLRIENARLREEIDRISGIAAKYVGKPLSSLSNLSHHLPSRSLDLGVSNYGAHSGFVGEMFGATALLGAVTGPTEADKPMIVEVAVAAMEELMRMAQAGEPLWIQGENNTEVLNEEEYLRTFTRGIGPRPLGMRSEASRESAVVIMSHVNLVEILMDANQWSTIFCGIVSRAMTLEVLSTGVAGNYNGALQVMTAEFQVPSPLVPTRENYFVRYCKQHTDATWAVVDVSLDSLCPSLMSKCRRRSSGCLIQELPNGYSNVVWVEHTEVDDRSVHNIYRPLVNSGLAFGAKRWVGTLDRQCERLASSMAINIPTGDLCVITTPEGRKSILKLAERMVMSFCTGVGASTAHTWTTLSATGSDDVRVMTRKSMDDPGRPPGIVLSAATSFWIPVPSKKVFDFLKDENHRSEWDILSNGGQVQEMAHIANGRDPGNCVSLLRVNSTNSSQSNMLILQESCTDSTGSYVIYAPVDISAMNIVLSGGDPDYVALLPSGFAILPDGPGYGPAGILDVGSGGSLLTVAFQILVDSVPSVKLSLGSVATVNSLIKCTVERIKAAVMCDNP from the exons ATGTTCGATAGCCACCATATGCTTGATATGACTCCCAAAAGCTCTGAAAATGACTTGAGCAAGCTCAAAGATGATGACTATGAGACCAAATCCGGCACCGAAACTATGGAAGCTCCCTCCGGTGATGATCAGGATCCCAGCGGCCAACGCCCCAAAAAGAAGCGTTATCATCGCCATACGCAGCGTCAAATCCAAGAAATGGAAGC tttCTTCCAGGAATGCCCTCATCCGGACGACAAGCAGCGGAAGGAGCTCAGCCGCGAGCTAGGGCTGGATCCATTGCAAGTAAAATTTTGGTTCCAAAACAAGCGTACTCAAATGAAG GCGCAACATGAACGCAGTGAGAATTCAATTCTCAAGGCTGAGAATGAAAAGCTTCGTATGGAGAACAATAGGTACAAGGAAGCCCTAAGCAGTGCCTCATGCCCTAACTGTGGTGGTCCAGCTGCTCTTGGTGAGATGTCTTTTGATGAGCAGCATTTGAGGATTGAGAATGCTCGTCTTAGAGAAGAg ATTGACAGGATATCTGGAATTGCTGCCAAGTATGTTGGCAAGCCTTTGTCTTCTCTTTCCAACCTTTCTCATCATTTACCATCCCGATCTCTTGATCTCGGAGTTAGCAATTATGGGGCACATTCGGGCTTCGTAGGGGAGATGTTTGGAGCTACTGCTCTCCTTGGAGCAGTTACTGGACCTACTGAGGCAGATAAACCAATGATAGTTGAAGTCGCGGTTGCGGCAATGGAGGAACTAATGAGAATGGCTCAGGCTGGAGAACCCTTGTGGATTCAAGGAGAGAACAATACCGAGGTTCTCAATGAAGAGGAATATTTGAGAACTTTCACTAGGGGAATTGGACCAAGACCTTTAGGAATGAGATCTGAAGCTTCAAGGGAATCCGCAGTTGTTATCATGAGTCATGTTAATCTTGTTGAAATTCTCATGGATGCG AATCAATGGTCAACTATTTTCTGTGGTATTGTATCAAGAGCAATGACCCTGGAAGTCCTATCAACAGGAGTGGCAGGGAACTATAATGGAGCATTGCAAGTG ATGACAGCTGAGTTCCAGGTCCCTTCCCCACTTGTTCCTACTAGAGAAAATTACTTTGTGAGGTACTGTAAACAGCATACCGATGCGACTTGGGCAGTGGTAGACGTTTCTTTGGACAGTTTATGCCCTAGTCTGATGTCTAAATGTAGAAGAAGGTCATCAGGTTGCTTGATCCAAGAATTGCCAAATGGTTATTCCAAT GTCGTTTGGGTTGAGCACACTGAAGTGGACGACAGGTCTGTTCACAATATATACAGACCCCTGGTTAATTCTGGTCTTGCTTTTGGAGCAAAGCGTTGGGTGGGAACATTAGATCGACAATGCGAACGTCTTGCAAGTTCAATGGCCATTAACATTCCAACTGGAGATCTATGTG TGATAACAACCCCTGAAGGGAGGAAAAGTATTCTGAAGCTGGCTGAGAGAATGGTGATGAGCTTTTGCACTGGAGTTGGTGCTTCTACTGCACATACTTGGACAACATTGTCTGCAACTGGTTCTGATGATGTGAGAGTAATGACTCGAAAGAGTATGGATGATCCAGGCAGGCCTCCAGGTATTGTGCTCAGCGCAGCGACTTCCTTCTGGATTCCTGTTCCATCCAAGAAGGTGTTTGATTTCCTTAAGGATGAGAACCATCGAAGTGAG TGGGATATCCTTTCAAATGGTGGCCAGGTTCAAGAAATGGCTCATATTGCTAATGGACGTGATCCCGGGAACTGTGTCTCATTGCTCCGTGTCAAT aGTACAAATTCAAGCCAGAGCAACATGCTGATCTTACAAGAGAGCTGCACTGATTCTACAGGCTCATATGTGATTTATGCACCAGTGGACATTTCGGCCATGAATATAGTCCTAAGTGGTGGAGACCCAGATTATGTTGCTCTGCTTCCATCAGGTTTTGCTATTCTCCCTGATGGACCAGGATATGGCCCTGCAGGAATTCTTGATGTCGGGTCTGGCGGCTCTCTGTTGACTGTTGCATTTCAGATATTAGTGGATTCAGTCCCATCAGTGAAACTTTCGCTTGGATCAGTAGCAACTGTAAACAGTCTAATTAAGTGCACAGTTGAAAGGATTAAGGCTGCAGTAATGTGTGACAATCCTTGA
- the LOC7485428 gene encoding homeobox-leucine zipper protein MERISTEM L1 isoform X2 — protein sequence MKAQHERSENSILKAENEKLRMENNRYKEALSSASCPNCGGPAALGEMSFDEQHLRIENARLREEIDRISGIAAKYVGKPLSSLSNLSHHLPSRSLDLGVSNYGAHSGFVGEMFGATALLGAVTGPTEADKPMIVEVAVAAMEELMRMAQAGEPLWIQGENNTEVLNEEEYLRTFTRGIGPRPLGMRSEASRESAVVIMSHVNLVEILMDANQWSTIFCGIVSRAMTLEVLSTGVAGNYNGALQVMTAEFQVPSPLVPTRENYFVRYCKQHTDATWAVVDVSLDSLCPSLMSKCRRRSSGCLIQELPNGYSNVVWVEHTEVDDRSVHNIYRPLVNSGLAFGAKRWVGTLDRQCERLASSMAINIPTGDLCVITTPEGRKSILKLAERMVMSFCTGVGASTAHTWTTLSATGSDDVRVMTRKSMDDPGRPPGIVLSAATSFWIPVPSKKVFDFLKDENHRSEWDILSNGGQVQEMAHIANGRDPGNCVSLLRVNSTNSSQSNMLILQESCTDSTGSYVIYAPVDISAMNIVLSGGDPDYVALLPSGFAILPDGPGYGPAGILDVGSGGSLLTVAFQILVDSVPSVKLSLGSVATVNSLIKCTVERIKAAVMCDNP from the exons ATGAAG GCGCAACATGAACGCAGTGAGAATTCAATTCTCAAGGCTGAGAATGAAAAGCTTCGTATGGAGAACAATAGGTACAAGGAAGCCCTAAGCAGTGCCTCATGCCCTAACTGTGGTGGTCCAGCTGCTCTTGGTGAGATGTCTTTTGATGAGCAGCATTTGAGGATTGAGAATGCTCGTCTTAGAGAAGAg ATTGACAGGATATCTGGAATTGCTGCCAAGTATGTTGGCAAGCCTTTGTCTTCTCTTTCCAACCTTTCTCATCATTTACCATCCCGATCTCTTGATCTCGGAGTTAGCAATTATGGGGCACATTCGGGCTTCGTAGGGGAGATGTTTGGAGCTACTGCTCTCCTTGGAGCAGTTACTGGACCTACTGAGGCAGATAAACCAATGATAGTTGAAGTCGCGGTTGCGGCAATGGAGGAACTAATGAGAATGGCTCAGGCTGGAGAACCCTTGTGGATTCAAGGAGAGAACAATACCGAGGTTCTCAATGAAGAGGAATATTTGAGAACTTTCACTAGGGGAATTGGACCAAGACCTTTAGGAATGAGATCTGAAGCTTCAAGGGAATCCGCAGTTGTTATCATGAGTCATGTTAATCTTGTTGAAATTCTCATGGATGCG AATCAATGGTCAACTATTTTCTGTGGTATTGTATCAAGAGCAATGACCCTGGAAGTCCTATCAACAGGAGTGGCAGGGAACTATAATGGAGCATTGCAAGTG ATGACAGCTGAGTTCCAGGTCCCTTCCCCACTTGTTCCTACTAGAGAAAATTACTTTGTGAGGTACTGTAAACAGCATACCGATGCGACTTGGGCAGTGGTAGACGTTTCTTTGGACAGTTTATGCCCTAGTCTGATGTCTAAATGTAGAAGAAGGTCATCAGGTTGCTTGATCCAAGAATTGCCAAATGGTTATTCCAAT GTCGTTTGGGTTGAGCACACTGAAGTGGACGACAGGTCTGTTCACAATATATACAGACCCCTGGTTAATTCTGGTCTTGCTTTTGGAGCAAAGCGTTGGGTGGGAACATTAGATCGACAATGCGAACGTCTTGCAAGTTCAATGGCCATTAACATTCCAACTGGAGATCTATGTG TGATAACAACCCCTGAAGGGAGGAAAAGTATTCTGAAGCTGGCTGAGAGAATGGTGATGAGCTTTTGCACTGGAGTTGGTGCTTCTACTGCACATACTTGGACAACATTGTCTGCAACTGGTTCTGATGATGTGAGAGTAATGACTCGAAAGAGTATGGATGATCCAGGCAGGCCTCCAGGTATTGTGCTCAGCGCAGCGACTTCCTTCTGGATTCCTGTTCCATCCAAGAAGGTGTTTGATTTCCTTAAGGATGAGAACCATCGAAGTGAG TGGGATATCCTTTCAAATGGTGGCCAGGTTCAAGAAATGGCTCATATTGCTAATGGACGTGATCCCGGGAACTGTGTCTCATTGCTCCGTGTCAAT aGTACAAATTCAAGCCAGAGCAACATGCTGATCTTACAAGAGAGCTGCACTGATTCTACAGGCTCATATGTGATTTATGCACCAGTGGACATTTCGGCCATGAATATAGTCCTAAGTGGTGGAGACCCAGATTATGTTGCTCTGCTTCCATCAGGTTTTGCTATTCTCCCTGATGGACCAGGATATGGCCCTGCAGGAATTCTTGATGTCGGGTCTGGCGGCTCTCTGTTGACTGTTGCATTTCAGATATTAGTGGATTCAGTCCCATCAGTGAAACTTTCGCTTGGATCAGTAGCAACTGTAAACAGTCTAATTAAGTGCACAGTTGAAAGGATTAAGGCTGCAGTAATGTGTGACAATCCTTGA